The following proteins are co-located in the Polystyrenella longa genome:
- a CDS encoding DUF1501 domain-containing protein, with amino-acid sequence MTSFARTLQNNDSISRRDWLWQSGGGLGGIALASLMAEQTQTAAADTESTNSGMGGVVQPLHVPAKAKRVVQLFMSGAASHVDTFDYKPALIKYHGEKWDPGEQVELFQNGMGDTLKSPWKWQGYGESGKQLNEIVAPLGACVDDMAFVHNLVAKTGVHSQATLLQATGFQEPGFPGVGSWVSYGLGSMNNNLPTFVVLPDHRGFASNGAKNWSSAFLPAQHQGTILRPGTANPINDLFPAKNDFISARSEKETQKLLEQLNERHQATRPGDSRLEARIKSYELAARMQLAAPEAMDLSSEPKHIMKMYGLDHGLSTFPKEINPVEETEYFGRKCLVARRLLERGVRFVQVWSGNDNRHPRRNWDSHENIKQDHGPLAIGMSTGAAALIQDLKQRGMLEDTLVLWTTEFGRMPCSQGTTGRDHNPFCFTNWLCGGGIKGGTTYGPSDEWGYKPLDRENPTTGYDIHATLLHLLGIDHTRLTYRSNGIDRRLTDVHGHVIHDLIA; translated from the coding sequence ATGACTTCATTTGCCCGCACACTACAAAATAACGACTCCATCTCTCGCCGAGACTGGCTCTGGCAGTCGGGTGGGGGATTAGGAGGCATCGCCCTCGCTTCCCTGATGGCCGAACAGACCCAGACCGCGGCCGCCGACACCGAATCTACCAACAGCGGCATGGGGGGTGTAGTGCAGCCATTACATGTTCCCGCCAAGGCGAAACGGGTCGTGCAGTTGTTCATGTCGGGTGCCGCCAGCCATGTGGATACTTTTGATTATAAACCGGCATTGATCAAATATCATGGAGAGAAATGGGATCCGGGCGAACAGGTCGAACTCTTCCAGAATGGAATGGGGGACACACTGAAGTCGCCTTGGAAATGGCAGGGGTATGGAGAATCTGGAAAACAATTGAACGAGATTGTCGCTCCATTAGGGGCGTGTGTCGATGACATGGCATTCGTACACAACCTGGTCGCGAAGACGGGAGTGCATAGCCAGGCTACCTTGCTACAGGCGACCGGTTTTCAGGAACCTGGATTTCCAGGAGTGGGGTCTTGGGTCAGTTATGGTCTGGGAAGCATGAACAATAATCTGCCTACCTTTGTGGTGTTACCCGACCATCGCGGATTTGCATCGAATGGGGCGAAGAACTGGAGTTCTGCCTTTTTACCCGCGCAGCATCAGGGGACGATTTTACGGCCCGGGACAGCGAATCCAATTAACGATCTCTTCCCGGCTAAGAATGATTTTATTTCCGCTCGTAGCGAAAAAGAGACACAGAAACTTCTGGAGCAACTCAACGAACGGCATCAGGCGACGCGACCGGGAGATTCCCGCCTGGAAGCGCGGATCAAATCGTATGAGCTAGCGGCGCGTATGCAACTAGCGGCGCCGGAAGCAATGGATTTATCGAGTGAACCCAAACATATCATGAAGATGTACGGACTCGATCATGGTCTTTCGACCTTCCCCAAAGAGATCAACCCGGTAGAAGAGACAGAGTACTTCGGACGGAAATGTCTTGTCGCGCGGCGATTGCTGGAGCGTGGAGTTCGGTTTGTGCAAGTGTGGAGTGGCAATGACAACCGGCACCCCCGGCGGAATTGGGACTCGCACGAAAATATCAAACAGGACCACGGCCCCCTGGCGATTGGAATGTCGACGGGTGCTGCCGCGTTGATTCAGGACTTGAAGCAGCGCGGCATGCTCGAAGACACACTCGTTTTATGGACGACGGAATTTGGTCGTATGCCCTGTTCCCAGGGAACGACTGGCCGCGATCATAACCCTTTCTGCTTTACGAATTGGCTGTGTGGTGGAGGAATCAAAGGAGGGACGACTTACGGTCCTTCAGATGAATGGGGATACAAACCACTTGATCGGGAAAACCCCACGACAGGTTATGATATTCATGCCACGTTGCTGCACTTGCTCGGGATTGATCATACTCGCCTTACTTATCGTTCCAATGGAATTGATCGGCGACTGACAGACGTGCATGGCCATGTAATTCATGACTTGATTGCCTGA
- the ligA gene encoding NAD-dependent DNA ligase LigA, whose protein sequence is MSKAIQQEIESLRAELLRHNKLYYVDVAPEVTDREFDQLMKQLEKLEADHPEYDSPDSPTHQVGGEPISGFKTITHRVPMLSIENAFSTEELTTFDQRVRKLLDSEQFEYTLEYKIDGVALSLIYEAGVLTQAVTRGNGVEGDDVTHNARVMRGVPLKLMGKKLPAVLEIRGEAYIRNSDFSEIRAEQEAAGGQVFANPRNATSGALKRLDPSLSAKMKLHFFAHGIGYTEGADFETQHDFIKQVQQMGIPATPEMVRCTDIDDVQRSLNSLIEKLPLLDFEVDGIVVKVDRFDLREQLGTRSKSPRWVIAYKWEKYEATTQVKEIDINVGKTGALTPVAYLEPVEIAGTTVSRASLHNRDEIERLEIGIGDWVVVEKAGKIIPHVVRVEKHRRTGEEQPFKFPERCPACGGEVQQDEGGVYVRCINLNCPAQLRETLRFYASRSAMDIEGMGIKLVEQLIEAGLLTKLTDIYRLSTKEEEMLALDRLGQKSVDNLLEGIEKSKQQPLRRLLTGLNIRHVGTNGSRVLSEAFGTMNKIREQSIEELAAVEEIGPITAESVYQFFQSEVGRETVEELKEFGLNMGTPVAERPKSEEEAGILAGKMLVVTGSLEKFTRDEIHELIREQGGKPSSSVSSKTSFLVAGEKAGSKLDKADKLGIEVLSENDFLAMIGKQ, encoded by the coding sequence ATGTCGAAAGCGATACAGCAGGAAATCGAATCTCTCCGCGCGGAGTTACTCCGCCACAATAAATTATATTACGTCGATGTGGCCCCCGAAGTGACGGACCGGGAATTCGACCAGTTGATGAAACAACTGGAGAAGCTGGAAGCGGATCACCCCGAATACGATTCGCCCGATAGTCCTACGCATCAGGTCGGTGGAGAACCAATCTCCGGATTCAAAACGATCACCCATCGCGTTCCGATGTTGTCGATCGAAAACGCTTTCAGCACGGAAGAACTGACGACGTTTGATCAACGCGTTCGCAAGTTGTTGGACTCAGAGCAATTTGAGTATACGCTGGAATACAAAATCGATGGAGTCGCTCTGTCCCTCATCTATGAGGCAGGCGTACTGACTCAGGCGGTGACTCGCGGAAATGGAGTCGAAGGAGACGATGTCACTCATAACGCTCGGGTGATGCGAGGCGTGCCGCTCAAATTGATGGGAAAGAAGCTTCCAGCTGTGCTGGAGATACGCGGGGAAGCTTATATTCGAAATTCTGACTTCTCCGAAATACGGGCGGAGCAGGAAGCGGCAGGCGGACAAGTGTTTGCCAATCCACGAAACGCTACCAGCGGGGCGCTGAAACGGCTCGATCCCAGTTTATCGGCCAAAATGAAACTTCACTTTTTCGCGCATGGGATAGGGTATACCGAAGGTGCTGATTTTGAAACGCAGCATGACTTTATCAAACAGGTCCAACAGATGGGAATTCCGGCGACACCCGAGATGGTGCGGTGTACCGATATCGACGATGTGCAGCGTTCATTGAACAGCTTGATTGAAAAGTTACCCCTGCTCGATTTCGAAGTCGATGGAATTGTCGTCAAAGTCGACCGATTTGATCTACGCGAACAATTGGGAACACGGTCCAAAAGCCCCCGTTGGGTCATCGCCTATAAATGGGAAAAGTACGAAGCGACGACGCAGGTGAAAGAGATCGACATCAATGTCGGCAAGACGGGCGCACTGACCCCCGTAGCCTATCTGGAACCGGTAGAGATTGCTGGCACAACCGTTTCCCGCGCCAGCCTGCACAACAGAGATGAAATTGAACGGTTGGAAATTGGCATTGGCGACTGGGTTGTCGTTGAGAAGGCGGGGAAGATTATCCCTCATGTTGTCCGTGTCGAAAAACATCGGCGGACGGGAGAAGAACAACCTTTTAAGTTCCCCGAACGATGTCCTGCCTGTGGCGGCGAAGTCCAACAGGATGAAGGAGGCGTCTATGTTCGCTGCATCAATTTGAACTGTCCCGCCCAATTGCGCGAGACCTTACGGTTTTATGCTTCCCGCAGTGCAATGGACATTGAAGGTATGGGCATCAAACTGGTGGAGCAACTGATCGAAGCTGGATTGCTGACGAAGCTGACCGACATTTATCGGCTTTCGACAAAAGAAGAAGAAATGTTGGCCTTGGATCGGCTGGGACAGAAGTCAGTGGATAACTTGTTGGAGGGAATTGAAAAGTCGAAACAGCAACCTTTGAGAAGATTACTGACGGGGCTCAACATTCGACATGTCGGTACGAATGGAAGTCGAGTTTTGAGCGAAGCTTTTGGCACGATGAACAAAATCAGAGAACAGAGTATCGAAGAACTGGCGGCGGTAGAAGAAATTGGCCCCATCACTGCGGAATCGGTCTACCAGTTTTTCCAGTCGGAAGTGGGACGGGAGACTGTCGAGGAACTTAAGGAATTCGGGCTGAATATGGGGACGCCGGTCGCCGAACGACCCAAGTCGGAAGAGGAAGCAGGAATTCTGGCGGGAAAAATGCTCGTGGTGACTGGCTCGCTGGAAAAATTCACTCGAGATGAAATACACGAACTGATTCGTGAACAGGGGGGAAAACCCTCATCGAGCGTCTCTTCTAAAACCAGCTTTCTTGTGGCGGGTGAGAAAGCGGGCAGTAAATTAGACAAAGCAGACAAACTGGGAATCGAAGTACTCTCTGAGAATGATTTTCTGGCGATGATCGGCAAACAGTAG
- a CDS encoding acyltransferase family protein, giving the protein MSESEISHAIPSTVPLPKPALEHLPALDHIRVAGVLLVLLLHALVPYVTHKMPLLVWPVLESGGDEVLDSIFWWIECVIMPLFLLLSGFVTGRLLLKYSGSEFLEHRKRRLLYPLLFGIVFVLPFDLYAWGIGFVLHGGLPLEKLLALKFGDRIDDNLWGLSHLWYLQYVFLYSLILTGGLWVLKSYPRLHDFLKGIEPRNHWWKVTFLAVAGVVVLFWEPAVVVGFQHRFWPVPSKFLYSDLFFVGGFWLQRAEGSLDWLRKWGPVSAAGAMVVFICALPLIHQEVRNVISADERWLMCASIVCTAWFSCLGLMGCYLRWMNRKVSWISYFAAASFWMYLIHHPIIGAIHTGLAFVSLHAVLKGILSWLLTVGVTVGSYELFVRKTRLGDWLNGKRRVPEAAPVINSPALPDQKAA; this is encoded by the coding sequence ATGTCTGAGTCAGAGATAAGCCACGCAATCCCATCTACGGTTCCGCTACCGAAGCCTGCCTTAGAGCATCTGCCTGCCCTTGATCATATTCGAGTGGCCGGGGTGCTGCTCGTCTTGCTGCTTCATGCGTTGGTCCCTTACGTCACGCACAAAATGCCTCTGTTAGTCTGGCCTGTACTTGAGTCGGGTGGCGATGAAGTCCTGGATTCGATCTTCTGGTGGATCGAATGCGTCATCATGCCTCTGTTTCTTCTGCTGTCCGGCTTTGTCACAGGACGATTACTACTGAAATATTCCGGCTCCGAATTTTTAGAGCATCGGAAACGACGGCTGTTGTACCCTCTGCTATTCGGAATCGTTTTTGTACTCCCTTTTGACCTCTACGCCTGGGGCATCGGATTTGTGCTGCATGGCGGACTTCCCCTGGAGAAACTGCTCGCTCTGAAATTTGGCGACCGCATCGACGATAATTTGTGGGGGCTTTCTCATCTGTGGTACCTGCAATACGTTTTCTTATACAGCCTGATTCTGACCGGAGGACTGTGGGTTCTGAAATCTTATCCCCGTCTGCACGATTTCCTGAAAGGGATTGAACCTAGAAATCACTGGTGGAAAGTGACCTTTCTGGCGGTGGCGGGAGTAGTGGTGTTGTTTTGGGAACCGGCTGTGGTTGTTGGGTTTCAGCATCGATTCTGGCCAGTCCCTTCGAAGTTTTTGTACAGCGACCTGTTTTTCGTCGGCGGCTTCTGGCTACAACGCGCGGAAGGTAGCTTGGATTGGCTACGGAAATGGGGACCAGTCAGCGCGGCCGGAGCTATGGTCGTCTTCATCTGTGCTCTTCCTCTTATTCATCAGGAAGTCCGGAACGTGATTTCGGCTGACGAGCGTTGGCTGATGTGTGCTTCAATCGTTTGCACGGCCTGGTTCAGTTGCCTGGGATTGATGGGCTGCTATCTCCGTTGGATGAATCGCAAAGTCAGTTGGATCAGTTATTTTGCCGCCGCCTCTTTCTGGATGTACTTAATTCATCATCCCATAATCGGAGCGATTCACACCGGTCTTGCTTTCGTTTCCCTGCATGCCGTGCTAAAAGGAATTCTGTCCTGGTTATTAACGGTCGGGGTGACCGTGGGAAGTTATGAGTTGTTTGTTCGCAAGACCCGGCTGGGGGACTGGTTAAACGGAAAACGCCGCGTGCCGGAGGCAGCACCGGTGATCAACTCCCCTGCACTTCCCGACCAGAAAGCAGCCTGA
- the queE gene encoding 7-carboxy-7-deazaguanine synthase yields MAYFIKEIYFTLQGEGSHTGRPAIFCRFAGCNLWTGREQDREKAICQFCDTDFIGTDGPGGGTFASADELAERLHSYWPTGNEATPYIVCTGGEPLLQIDAAFIKAIHERSMIMAIETNGTKLPPAGIDWVCVSPKAGSDFKLTQGDELKLVYPQPEAMPERFAGLDFEHFYLQPMDGPNTKENTAAAVQYCLKHPQWKLSLQTHKFLGID; encoded by the coding sequence ATGGCTTATTTTATTAAAGAGATCTATTTCACACTCCAGGGCGAAGGGTCGCATACGGGCCGACCGGCGATTTTCTGCCGATTCGCTGGTTGCAACTTGTGGACGGGCCGAGAGCAGGATCGTGAAAAAGCGATCTGCCAGTTCTGCGATACCGACTTCATCGGAACAGACGGTCCCGGTGGTGGAACATTTGCCAGTGCGGACGAACTTGCGGAGCGCCTGCACTCCTACTGGCCGACGGGAAACGAAGCCACGCCCTACATCGTTTGCACTGGCGGAGAACCTTTGCTGCAGATTGATGCCGCTTTCATCAAGGCGATTCATGAGCGCAGCATGATCATGGCGATTGAGACCAACGGGACGAAACTCCCTCCCGCAGGAATTGACTGGGTCTGTGTCAGTCCGAAGGCCGGAAGTGACTTCAAGCTTACTCAGGGTGACGAGTTAAAGCTCGTTTATCCCCAACCTGAAGCGATGCCGGAGCGATTTGCGGGACTCGATTTCGAACATTTTTATCTGCAACCGATGGATGGTCCGAATACGAAAGAGAATACGGCGGCAGCGGTTCAGTATTGTCTGAAACATCCCCAGTGGAAACTAAGCCTGCAGACCCATAAGTTCCTGGGAATCGATTGA
- a CDS encoding Gfo/Idh/MocA family oxidoreductase, giving the protein MSQQNRRDFMKTSAATALAAGSMPYWFSPQPVEANFKSALERPVMGCIGTGSRWDDVGGRRAVKFADIVAVCDVDKRHLEKAKNKVKAELGKAPEAFEDYRKILDNKDIEVVTIVTTDHWHTKIAIEAMKAGKDVYCEKPLTLTIEEGKMINKVQKETGRVFQVGTQQRSEMGLRFLRAIAMIRDGRIGDVHTVTCNIGQAPVSPSIPAVAAPSDLNWEMWLGQAPLVDYRYMELTNSSGKIQPQTRGHYEFRWWYEYSGGKMTDWGAHHVDIASWACGLTETGPQTITPIMAEHPVEFKDGMPLQDDMYNVATKFDVQLKFENGITMNIVSDSDDGNGILFEGTEGRFHVSRGSMKGKPAEDLETNPITDDQIAEVYGGKMPEGGSFAHMNNFLECVKTGEQPISDVHTHHRALTNCHLANIAIRLNRELKWDPTTEQIIGDSMAQEMQGREQRKGYEIEA; this is encoded by the coding sequence GTGAGCCAACAAAACCGACGCGATTTCATGAAAACTTCTGCGGCCACCGCGCTCGCCGCTGGATCGATGCCTTACTGGTTCTCTCCTCAGCCGGTTGAGGCCAATTTTAAATCGGCATTGGAACGACCTGTCATGGGTTGCATCGGAACCGGTAGCCGCTGGGATGACGTCGGTGGTCGTCGTGCCGTCAAATTTGCCGACATTGTTGCCGTCTGTGATGTTGATAAACGCCACCTTGAAAAAGCCAAAAACAAAGTCAAAGCCGAACTGGGTAAAGCGCCTGAAGCATTCGAAGACTACCGCAAGATTCTCGACAACAAAGACATCGAAGTTGTCACAATTGTTACCACCGACCACTGGCATACAAAAATTGCCATCGAAGCGATGAAAGCGGGCAAAGACGTTTACTGTGAAAAGCCGCTCACGTTGACCATCGAAGAAGGCAAGATGATCAACAAAGTTCAAAAAGAAACCGGTCGCGTTTTCCAGGTAGGAACTCAGCAGCGTTCCGAAATGGGCCTGCGATTCCTCAGAGCGATTGCCATGATTCGTGATGGCCGCATTGGCGATGTCCACACCGTCACCTGCAACATTGGTCAGGCTCCCGTCAGTCCCAGTATTCCCGCAGTGGCAGCTCCTTCGGACCTCAACTGGGAAATGTGGCTCGGACAGGCACCTCTCGTTGATTACCGTTACATGGAACTGACCAACAGCAGTGGCAAAATCCAGCCGCAGACTCGCGGCCACTACGAATTCCGTTGGTGGTACGAATACTCCGGTGGCAAGATGACCGACTGGGGCGCTCACCACGTCGACATCGCTAGCTGGGCCTGCGGTCTCACCGAGACCGGCCCACAGACGATCACACCCATCATGGCCGAGCATCCTGTCGAATTTAAAGATGGTATGCCGCTTCAGGATGACATGTACAACGTCGCCACAAAATTCGACGTGCAGTTGAAATTCGAAAACGGCATTACGATGAACATCGTTTCCGACTCGGATGATGGTAACGGAATTCTGTTTGAAGGAACCGAAGGTCGCTTCCATGTCAGCCGCGGATCGATGAAAGGCAAACCGGCTGAAGATTTGGAAACGAATCCCATCACCGACGATCAGATCGCCGAAGTCTACGGTGGCAAAATGCCCGAAGGTGGGTCATTTGCTCACATGAATAACTTCCTGGAATGCGTGAAGACAGGGGAACAACCGATTTCCGATGTTCACACTCATCACCGCGCTCTGACCAACTGTCACCTGGCAAACATCGCCATTCGGCTAAATCGGGAACTGAAATGGGATCCGACGACCGAACAGATTATCGGCGACAGCATGGCTCAGGAAATGCAGGGCCGCGAGCAACGCAAAGGTTACGAAATCGAAGCTTAA
- a CDS encoding anti-sigma factor family protein, with protein MKKIVRVSSDLRSNLVAYLDGELDEDASHNVEILLAQSEVARHDVEMLSRSFDLLDMLPQEKASENFTEQTMASIAAIESHIPLFHQRWFHWVRKGLVVLCWLGIMGAASFGGYVVGQQIWPTRTEQVLEELPLYENLHIYREMGDVELLRQLLQQNLSGPLQGEYPEEVAPTDEEGQE; from the coding sequence ATGAAAAAAATTGTTCGAGTCAGTTCAGACCTGCGATCCAATCTGGTTGCCTATCTCGATGGGGAACTGGACGAGGATGCCTCACACAATGTTGAGATTCTGCTCGCTCAGAGCGAAGTTGCCCGGCATGATGTGGAGATGCTCTCTCGCAGTTTTGACTTGCTCGATATGTTACCCCAGGAAAAAGCATCCGAAAATTTCACAGAGCAGACCATGGCTTCCATCGCGGCGATCGAAAGCCACATCCCCTTGTTTCATCAACGCTGGTTCCACTGGGTACGCAAAGGGTTGGTTGTGCTCTGCTGGTTGGGAATTATGGGAGCGGCTAGTTTCGGTGGATACGTGGTCGGACAGCAAATCTGGCCAACACGAACAGAGCAGGTTCTCGAAGAACTTCCGCTCTATGAGAATCTCCACATTTACCGGGAAATGGGCGATGTAGAACTGCTTCGGCAGCTCCTGCAACAAAACCTGAGCGGTCCCCTTCAAGGGGAATACCCCGAAGAAGTTGCTCCGACTGACGAGGAGGGTCAGGAATGA
- a CDS encoding RNA polymerase sigma factor, which yields MTTSSLDLKYLKDPDVRLMLRVRDGDEKAFSQLVENYQDRIVGIFSHILADHEAAEDLAQEVFLRVYRTRRGYLPTAKFSTYIFHITNNLASNTRRKKGRRKEVAMPGGKSTVFGVRPEEELAVEKSALMPARQVTREELRGQVRESLESLSDREKTAILFHKFEGMSYLDIAAAMDMTEPAVKSLLARTREKLRVILEPLIR from the coding sequence GTGACGACGTCTTCCCTGGATTTAAAATATCTGAAAGATCCCGACGTGCGACTGATGTTGCGTGTCCGCGATGGGGATGAAAAAGCATTCAGTCAACTCGTCGAAAATTACCAGGACCGCATTGTCGGTATATTTTCGCATATTCTCGCTGACCACGAAGCAGCAGAAGACTTGGCACAGGAAGTTTTCCTACGCGTCTACCGAACCCGCAGGGGATATCTACCGACCGCCAAGTTCTCGACGTATATCTTTCACATTACGAACAATCTGGCGAGTAATACCCGTCGGAAAAAAGGGCGCCGGAAAGAAGTCGCAATGCCGGGAGGCAAATCGACCGTGTTTGGCGTGCGACCGGAAGAAGAACTGGCTGTCGAGAAATCGGCACTCATGCCTGCCCGACAAGTGACCCGTGAAGAATTGCGAGGTCAGGTTCGGGAATCGCTCGAATCACTATCTGATCGAGAAAAGACAGCCATTCTGTTTCACAAGTTTGAAGGAATGAGCTACCTGGATATCGCCGCCGCGATGGACATGACGGAACCCGCCGTCAAATCATTACTCGCCAGGACGCGGGAAAAATTGAGAGTCATTCTGGAACCCCTGATCCGTTAA
- the eboE gene encoding metabolite traffic protein EboE, with protein sequence MSLSTLPLCYCTNVHAAQTVPEVLAGLTQYTVPVKAKYGSELAAGLWLAKSVTDEILSEPDGVTKLAQELAARDLTCHTLNAFPYGNFHSDRVKEQVYLPDWSTDERLNYTFDCARILAGILPEGREGSISTVPLGFKQFDYADNFEQVAIGKLIELAQKLDDLHDETGNVVRLAIEPEPFCLLETTDETIAFFEKLFAIATEQNLLDEVKRHIGVCYDVCHQSIEFENVGASIKRLEDQEIRINKVHITCAIEIKNPGTAAELREVLSRYVEPRYLHQTMARNAAGEIRRLVDLTKEFAMSPPADFAEADVWRVHYHVPVNAEQVGPLGTTRHDLKKALDAVHQLTYAPHLEVETYTWDVLPENKVDLVEGLTQELVATRKLLGSIRLAQTNMIIS encoded by the coding sequence ATGTCTCTCAGCACTCTTCCTCTCTGTTATTGCACCAATGTGCACGCGGCGCAAACTGTACCTGAAGTTCTTGCAGGGTTAACTCAGTACACCGTTCCCGTGAAAGCGAAATATGGAAGCGAGCTGGCAGCCGGGCTGTGGCTGGCGAAATCGGTCACCGATGAAATTCTAAGCGAGCCCGACGGGGTAACAAAACTCGCCCAGGAACTGGCCGCTCGAGATTTAACCTGCCACACTCTAAATGCCTTCCCCTATGGTAATTTCCACAGTGACCGAGTGAAAGAGCAGGTCTACCTGCCCGACTGGTCTACGGACGAACGGTTGAACTACACCTTCGATTGTGCCCGTATTCTCGCGGGGATTCTCCCGGAAGGTCGCGAAGGCTCCATTTCAACAGTCCCGCTCGGGTTCAAACAGTTTGATTACGCAGATAACTTTGAGCAGGTCGCGATCGGTAAACTTATCGAACTCGCCCAGAAGCTGGATGACTTACACGACGAGACAGGGAATGTCGTCCGATTGGCGATTGAACCTGAACCCTTTTGTCTTCTGGAAACGACCGACGAAACGATCGCCTTTTTTGAGAAGTTGTTCGCCATTGCAACGGAGCAGAACCTTCTCGACGAAGTTAAACGACATATTGGCGTCTGCTACGATGTCTGCCACCAATCGATTGAATTCGAAAATGTGGGTGCATCGATCAAAAGACTGGAAGACCAGGAAATTCGCATCAACAAGGTGCATATCACTTGCGCGATTGAAATCAAAAACCCGGGCACAGCAGCCGAATTGCGAGAAGTACTTAGTCGATACGTGGAACCCCGGTATCTGCATCAGACGATGGCCAGAAATGCCGCAGGCGAAATTCGTCGACTGGTCGATCTAACGAAGGAATTTGCGATGTCCCCTCCGGCCGACTTTGCCGAGGCCGACGTCTGGCGAGTCCACTATCATGTGCCCGTCAACGCCGAACAAGTGGGGCCGTTGGGCACGACACGTCATGATTTGAAGAAAGCGCTCGACGCCGTGCATCAGCTCACCTACGCTCCGCATCTGGAAGTCGAAACATATACCTGGGATGTTTTGCCAGAAAATAAGGTCGACCTCGTGGAGGGACTTACCCAGGAGTTAGTGGCGACACGGAAGCTACTGGGCTCCATTCGTTTAGCTCAGACGAATATGATCATCAGTTGA